Proteins co-encoded in one Oncorhynchus kisutch isolate 150728-3 linkage group LG1, Okis_V2, whole genome shotgun sequence genomic window:
- the LOC109906500 gene encoding transcription factor HES-5-like: protein MAPTITSAMIYSKNHLTLTNKLRKPVVEKLRRDRINSCLEKLKSLLGPEILNQQPDSKLEKATILEMTVSFLKRQQQYQPLSSSSCSAPDNQGYSRCVQEIVHFLSKDEVTTESQRRLLSHFQSLQPSSDKNRRESDLLQLSTPAQHSMSKEKGPVNSALWRPW from the exons ATGGCACCTACAATCACTTCAGCTATGATCTACTCTAAGAACCACCTGACTCTGACCAACAAG CTAAGAAAGCCAGTGGTGGAGAAGTTACGCAGAGATCGTATCAACAGCTGCCTTGAGAAGCTCAAGTCTCTCCTGGGTCCAGAGATCCTCAATCAGCAGCCTGACTCGAAGCTGGAGAAAGCAACCATCCTGGAGATGACAGTTAGCTTCCTGAAACGACAGCAACAGTATCAACCATTGAGCTCCTCCTCCTGCTCAGCACCTGACAATCAGGGTTACTCCAGGTGTGTCCAAGAGATTGTGCACTTCCTGTCCAAGGATGAGGTGACGACAGAGTCCCAGAGAAGACTGCTGAGCCACTTCCAGAGCCTGCAGCCATCATCTGATAAGAACAGGAGGGAGAGTGACCTGCTTCAGTTGAGCACCCCAGCCCAGCACAGCATGAGCAAAGAGAAGGGTCCAGTCAACAGCGCCCTCTGGAGGCCCTGGTAG